In Candidatus Eisenbacteria bacterium, one genomic interval encodes:
- a CDS encoding FAD-dependent oxidoreductase yields the protein MSAPVVVLGAGPTGLSAAYHLGADALLLEREDRVGGCCRSMVSGGFTFDLAGHIMFSNDPYVHDLYLLLLRDNVHWQEREAWIYSKGVHTRYPFQGALYGLPPQVIQECILGAVEARYGSLRHEAAEGAHGAPKKNGNGAGPAPGRTNGASHASNGSGGNGHCDRGVKDCCADGILEAEVPLGQPATRGPSGPEPRDFEEFIYKVWGSGIAKHFAIPYNRKLWAVPLTEMETSWLGGRVPLPNLEEMIEGALSPVPKPMGPNARFGYPLRGGFQALMDGFLPHLRGRLERRADVVRVSPLRRLVELRDGTVRPYGALVSTMPLPALVRQMGEEAPPEIRAAAEGLRHVSVRCVNLGVGRPGLTEKHWIYYPEDTVFHRIFVQGNASPHCNPPGGFGLTCEITYSEYKPLPCDGDELVARCVEDCRKVGIIGADDPIWTSCQADLPYAYVVYDHGRAARVARIRSWLLEHGIVLAGRFSEWEYYNSDHAFIAGRNAAQTAREILLARRAAEPVRASIERRRARREPMTA from the coding sequence GTGAGCGCCCCGGTCGTCGTCCTGGGCGCGGGTCCGACCGGACTCAGCGCGGCCTACCATCTCGGCGCGGACGCGCTGCTTCTCGAGCGCGAGGACCGGGTGGGCGGATGCTGCCGGTCGATGGTCTCGGGCGGGTTCACGTTCGATCTCGCGGGACACATCATGTTCTCGAACGACCCCTACGTGCACGACCTCTACCTGCTTCTCCTCCGGGACAACGTCCACTGGCAGGAGCGCGAGGCGTGGATCTACAGCAAGGGCGTTCACACGCGCTATCCGTTCCAGGGAGCGCTGTACGGCCTTCCGCCGCAGGTGATCCAGGAGTGCATCCTCGGCGCGGTCGAGGCGCGATATGGCTCGCTGCGGCACGAAGCGGCCGAGGGCGCGCACGGCGCTCCGAAGAAGAACGGAAACGGCGCCGGTCCCGCGCCCGGCCGGACCAACGGCGCGAGCCATGCCTCGAACGGCTCCGGCGGGAACGGCCACTGTGATCGCGGCGTGAAGGACTGCTGCGCCGATGGAATCCTCGAGGCGGAGGTGCCTCTCGGCCAGCCCGCGACGCGTGGTCCCTCGGGGCCGGAGCCCCGTGACTTCGAGGAGTTCATCTACAAGGTGTGGGGCTCCGGCATCGCGAAGCACTTCGCGATCCCGTACAACCGGAAGCTCTGGGCGGTGCCGCTCACCGAGATGGAGACGTCGTGGCTCGGAGGCCGTGTGCCGCTCCCCAATCTCGAGGAGATGATCGAAGGGGCGCTCTCGCCGGTGCCGAAGCCGATGGGTCCGAACGCGCGCTTCGGCTACCCGCTCCGCGGCGGTTTCCAGGCGCTCATGGACGGGTTCCTGCCGCACCTCCGGGGGAGACTCGAGCGCCGCGCCGACGTGGTGCGGGTGTCGCCGCTTCGGCGCCTGGTCGAGCTGCGCGACGGCACCGTCCGTCCGTACGGGGCCCTCGTGAGCACGATGCCGCTCCCGGCGCTGGTGCGGCAGATGGGCGAGGAGGCGCCACCCGAGATCCGCGCCGCCGCGGAGGGCCTCCGCCATGTCTCCGTGCGCTGCGTGAATCTCGGCGTGGGCCGGCCGGGCCTGACGGAGAAGCACTGGATCTACTATCCCGAGGACACGGTGTTCCACCGCATCTTCGTGCAGGGGAACGCGAGCCCGCACTGCAATCCTCCGGGAGGATTCGGGCTCACCTGCGAGATCACCTACTCCGAATACAAGCCGCTTCCCTGCGACGGGGACGAGCTCGTGGCGCGCTGCGTGGAGGACTGCCGCAAGGTCGGCATCATCGGAGCGGACGACCCGATCTGGACCTCGTGCCAGGCCGATCTCCCGTACGCGTACGTCGTGTACGACCACGGACGCGCCGCGCGCGTCGCGCGGATCCGCTCGTGGCTCCTCGAGCACGGCATCGTGCTCGCGGGGCGGTTCAGCGAGTGGGAGTACTACAACTCGGACCACGCATTCATCGCCGGGCGAAACGCCGCCCAGACCGCCCGGGAGATCCTCCTGGCGCGCCGCGCGGCGGAGCCCGTCCGCGCATCGATCGAGCGCCGCCGGGCTCGACGGGAACCGATGACCGCCTGA
- a CDS encoding S9 family peptidase, with protein MPAMPHRPLPIERLYLAHEVTEPSFGDTSAEIFFVRRADARRSIARLRIDTGFAESLTTEPRPAGGIGYGGGVFAVRGATLVYAASDGRIHALDLETGAQHAVTPAYEGVAAPSFSPCGTMIAFLCEHGSRCNVLVADVDGRSLPIKVTDDPWYSFNPVFSPDGAHLAWQEWDQLDMPWDRSRLLVARLARPTDAASSCRELLPVTVVNTIARPDTSYSTPQWSPDGKHLAYVTDESGWRSVWVGGPRGERASRVETGEGEIGLPDWLPGRYSYRWSDDGSAIYAVRSRKSRDTLLRVAWPAGTVEEIASEAGDIQGLAARGHSLAYTAASPLQPARLVTRIAEGKGERPGPEAPRVPTMVGLVDRESLSNPDLVSWETKGGAACWGIFYRAAGPDAERTPRPLLVHMHGGPTSQVPFTWVGQAQYFATRGWHYLIVNHRGGTGYGRAYQDLLRNAWGVVDLEDARSGAEHAIRTLGADPKRVVITGGSAGGYATLWALTQQPDFWTAGVALCPLAHIYDAVVGAHRFERHYEESLLGRLPEAGPVWEERSPITHAHRVKAPLLLFHGMDDRAVPYQQSVDFRDAVKRHGGTVELVSYEGEGHVFAKEATRRDVIERMERFLEKHVLALQR; from the coding sequence ATGCCCGCGATGCCGCACCGACCGCTTCCCATCGAGCGCCTCTATCTCGCGCACGAGGTCACCGAGCCTTCCTTCGGGGACACCTCGGCGGAGATCTTCTTCGTCCGCCGCGCGGACGCGAGGCGGAGCATCGCGCGCCTCCGCATCGACACCGGCTTCGCCGAGAGCCTGACCACGGAGCCGCGTCCCGCGGGCGGGATCGGATACGGAGGCGGCGTGTTCGCGGTTCGAGGCGCGACGCTCGTCTACGCGGCTTCCGACGGACGGATCCACGCCCTCGATCTCGAGACCGGCGCGCAGCACGCCGTCACGCCCGCGTACGAGGGCGTCGCGGCGCCGTCCTTCTCCCCGTGCGGAACGATGATCGCGTTCCTCTGCGAGCACGGCTCGCGGTGCAACGTTCTCGTCGCGGACGTGGACGGACGCTCGCTCCCGATCAAGGTGACCGACGACCCGTGGTACTCGTTCAACCCGGTCTTCTCCCCGGACGGAGCGCATCTCGCGTGGCAGGAGTGGGACCAGCTCGACATGCCGTGGGACCGGTCGCGGCTCCTGGTGGCGCGTCTCGCGCGTCCCACGGACGCCGCGTCGAGCTGCCGCGAGCTCCTCCCCGTCACGGTCGTGAACACGATCGCGCGTCCGGACACGAGCTACTCCACGCCGCAGTGGAGCCCCGACGGCAAGCACCTCGCCTACGTGACGGACGAGTCGGGCTGGCGCTCGGTGTGGGTGGGCGGCCCTCGGGGCGAGCGCGCGTCGCGCGTCGAGACCGGCGAAGGAGAGATCGGGCTTCCGGACTGGCTCCCGGGCCGGTATTCCTACCGGTGGAGCGACGACGGCAGCGCGATCTACGCGGTGCGAAGCCGGAAGAGCCGCGACACGCTCCTCCGCGTCGCGTGGCCCGCGGGCACGGTCGAGGAGATCGCGTCCGAGGCCGGGGACATCCAGGGTCTCGCGGCGCGCGGGCATTCCCTCGCGTACACCGCGGCGTCCCCGCTCCAGCCGGCGCGTCTCGTGACGCGAATCGCCGAGGGGAAGGGGGAGCGTCCCGGACCCGAGGCGCCGCGCGTCCCCACGATGGTGGGACTCGTCGACCGCGAGTCTCTCTCGAATCCGGATCTCGTCTCGTGGGAGACGAAGGGCGGGGCCGCCTGCTGGGGAATCTTCTATCGCGCCGCGGGTCCCGACGCGGAACGCACGCCCCGCCCGCTCCTCGTCCACATGCACGGGGGCCCCACGTCCCAGGTCCCCTTCACGTGGGTGGGACAGGCCCAGTACTTCGCGACGCGCGGCTGGCACTACCTGATCGTGAATCACCGCGGGGGCACCGGGTACGGTCGCGCCTATCAGGATCTCCTCCGGAACGCGTGGGGCGTCGTGGACCTCGAGGACGCGCGGTCCGGAGCGGAGCACGCGATCCGGACGCTCGGCGCCGATCCGAAGCGCGTCGTCATCACCGGCGGGAGCGCCGGCGGATACGCCACGCTCTGGGCGCTCACGCAGCAGCCCGACTTCTGGACCGCCGGCGTGGCGCTCTGTCCGCTCGCGCACATCTACGACGCCGTCGTCGGAGCGCACCGGTTCGAGCGGCACTACGAGGAGTCGCTCCTGGGCCGCCTTCCCGAGGCGGGACCCGTCTGGGAAGAGCGCTCCCCGATCACGCACGCCCACCGCGTGAAGGCGCCGCTCCTCCTCTTCCACGGGATGGACGACCGCGCCGTGCCCTACCAGCAGTCCGTGGACTTCCGGGACGCGGTGAAGCGGCACGGCGGAACGGTCGAGCTCGTGTCGTACGAGGGAGAGGGGCACGTGTTCGCCAAGGAGGCGACGCGCCGGGACGTGATCGAGCGCATGGAGCGCTTCCTCGAGAAGCACGTCCTCGCGCTGCAGCGCTGA
- a CDS encoding glycosyltransferase, translated as MNRAPLLAFSHLRWNSVFQRPHHVMTRLARRRSILFVEEPVVGEGPAELDIREVAPNLRVCTPRLRADGPGFGSDQHAELLPALRSLLEEVGWTRFAAWLYTPMAVRVARALQPSAIVYDCMDELSAFRSAPPELPERERELLAHADTVFTGGPSLYRAKRDRHPFVHCLPSSVDARHFAKAKRAADAPDQADLPRPRLGFFGVIDERMDLGVLDALASHRPRWQIVMVGPVVKIDPASLPKRPNLHYLGQRSYAELPHYLAGWDVCLMPFARNDSTKFISPTKVLEYMAADRPIVSTPITDVVEPYGDIVYTGADAASFVGACDRALTSSGAERRERQALAREVLSRTSWDRTVRAMASILDTLLQREAAPAGARVAVRGAVA; from the coding sequence ATGAACCGCGCCCCACTTCTCGCGTTTTCCCACCTGCGCTGGAACTCGGTGTTCCAGCGGCCCCATCACGTCATGACGCGCCTCGCGCGGCGAAGGTCCATCCTGTTCGTGGAGGAGCCCGTGGTAGGCGAGGGCCCTGCGGAGCTCGACATTCGTGAGGTCGCTCCCAACCTGCGCGTTTGCACGCCGCGTCTTCGCGCGGACGGTCCCGGCTTCGGCTCGGACCAGCACGCGGAGCTCCTGCCGGCGCTCCGGTCCCTTCTCGAGGAAGTTGGATGGACGCGATTCGCCGCGTGGCTGTACACCCCGATGGCGGTGCGCGTGGCACGCGCGCTCCAGCCGAGCGCGATCGTCTACGATTGCATGGACGAGCTCTCGGCGTTCCGCTCGGCCCCTCCGGAGCTCCCGGAGCGCGAGCGGGAGCTCCTCGCCCACGCCGATACGGTGTTCACGGGCGGGCCGAGCCTGTACCGGGCCAAGCGCGACCGCCATCCCTTCGTACACTGCCTCCCGAGCAGCGTGGACGCGAGGCACTTCGCGAAGGCGAAGCGTGCCGCGGACGCTCCCGACCAGGCGGATCTGCCGCGGCCGAGGCTCGGCTTCTTCGGCGTGATCGACGAGCGGATGGATCTGGGGGTTCTCGACGCGCTCGCCTCCCACCGGCCGCGCTGGCAGATCGTGATGGTGGGCCCCGTGGTGAAGATCGACCCGGCGTCCCTCCCGAAGCGGCCGAACCTGCACTACCTGGGCCAGCGCTCCTACGCGGAGCTGCCGCACTATCTCGCGGGATGGGACGTCTGCCTCATGCCGTTCGCGCGAAACGATTCGACGAAGTTCATCAGCCCGACCAAGGTGCTCGAGTACATGGCGGCGGATCGTCCCATCGTCAGCACGCCGATCACGGACGTCGTCGAGCCCTACGGCGACATCGTCTACACGGGCGCCGACGCGGCTTCCTTCGTGGGCGCGTGTGATCGCGCGCTCACCTCCTCCGGGGCGGAGCGGCGCGAGCGTCAGGCGCTGGCGCGGGAAGTTCTCTCGCGCACGTCGTGGGACCGCACGGTGCGCGCCATGGCGTCCATCCTGGACACGCTCCTCCAGCGCGAGGCCGCTCCCGCCGGGGCGCGCGTGGCGGTCCGCGGAGCGGTGGCGTGA
- a CDS encoding glycoside hydrolase family 2 TIM barrel-domain containing protein, whose product MDDRDQAALHPRPIRRRPGWISLDGPWDFCIEPHATITRLSQVPWTRVIEVPFAPETRMSGIHDTGFHEVCWYRRTIQPPPIRPGERLLLHFNAVDYDTWVWVNGSDVVHHEGGYTPFTADLTPHLDGDRPLTIIVRAEDDPQDLSKPRGKQDWELDPHSIWFPRTSGIWQTVWLEIVPQTRIDEVRWCPNLERWEIGLEARLGGRSRPDLKLRVDLRVRGVPLAEDVYRVISGEVNRRIAFSDPGVDDHRNSLLWSPQSPSLIDATLELLDPDGQVLDRVESYTALRSIGIQGHTVLLNGRPYPLRLVLDQGYWPESGLTAPSNEALRRDVLLAKEMGFNGVRKHQKIEDPRYYYWADREGLLVWVEMPSAYRFTTRTVERVTREWIDVLRRDYSHPCVMAWVPFNESWGVPNLPDVLAQRHFVQGLYSLTKTLDPSRPVIGNDGWESSATDIIGIHDYDDNIERLASRYRSDEDIPHLFQRERPAGRVLALEGHPHQGQPLMLTEFGGIAYCDEPQQWWGYSCVHSPEELAARYRALLEMVRGLPALSGFCYTQFTDTYQEANGLLTMDRRPKFPMEQIADATRGPRLPRQTQVAEQAARTDRGEPGSQHQVAAP is encoded by the coding sequence GTGGACGATCGCGACCAGGCCGCCCTGCATCCCCGGCCGATCCGGCGCCGCCCGGGCTGGATCTCGCTGGACGGCCCCTGGGACTTCTGCATCGAGCCCCATGCCACGATCACGCGCCTGAGCCAGGTTCCGTGGACCCGGGTCATCGAGGTTCCGTTCGCGCCCGAGACGAGGATGAGCGGCATCCACGACACCGGCTTCCACGAGGTGTGCTGGTACCGCCGGACCATTCAGCCGCCGCCGATCCGTCCGGGCGAGCGCCTCCTCCTCCACTTCAACGCCGTCGACTACGACACGTGGGTGTGGGTGAACGGGTCGGACGTCGTCCACCACGAAGGCGGTTACACGCCGTTCACGGCGGACCTCACGCCCCACCTGGACGGGGACCGGCCGCTCACGATCATCGTCCGCGCCGAGGACGACCCCCAGGATCTCTCGAAGCCGCGGGGAAAGCAGGACTGGGAGCTCGATCCCCATTCCATCTGGTTTCCGCGCACGTCGGGAATCTGGCAGACGGTGTGGCTCGAGATCGTCCCGCAGACCCGCATCGACGAGGTGCGCTGGTGCCCCAACCTCGAGCGCTGGGAGATCGGGCTCGAGGCGCGGCTCGGCGGGCGGTCGAGGCCGGATCTCAAGCTGAGAGTCGATCTCCGGGTCCGCGGCGTCCCCCTGGCGGAGGACGTGTACCGGGTGATCTCCGGAGAGGTGAACCGGCGCATCGCGTTCTCCGATCCCGGCGTGGACGACCACCGGAACTCGCTCCTCTGGAGCCCGCAGTCGCCCTCGCTCATCGACGCGACGCTCGAGCTGCTCGATCCGGACGGGCAGGTGCTCGACCGGGTGGAGAGCTACACCGCGCTCCGCTCCATCGGCATCCAGGGCCACACGGTCCTCCTGAACGGGCGACCGTACCCGCTGCGCCTGGTGCTGGACCAGGGATACTGGCCGGAGTCGGGGCTCACCGCCCCGAGCAACGAGGCGCTCCGACGCGACGTGCTCCTCGCGAAGGAGATGGGATTCAACGGCGTGCGCAAGCACCAGAAGATCGAGGATCCGCGCTACTACTACTGGGCGGACCGCGAGGGGCTCCTCGTCTGGGTGGAGATGCCGAGCGCCTATCGCTTCACGACCCGGACCGTCGAGCGCGTCACGCGCGAGTGGATCGACGTCCTGCGTCGCGACTACAGCCATCCGTGCGTCATGGCCTGGGTGCCGTTCAACGAATCCTGGGGCGTGCCGAACCTCCCGGACGTGCTCGCGCAGCGCCACTTCGTCCAGGGTCTCTACAGCTTGACGAAGACGCTGGATCCGTCGCGCCCCGTGATCGGCAACGACGGATGGGAGTCGAGCGCGACCGACATCATCGGGATCCACGATTACGACGACAACATCGAGCGGCTCGCCTCGCGGTACCGGTCGGACGAGGACATTCCGCACCTCTTCCAGCGCGAGCGCCCGGCGGGGCGCGTGCTCGCCCTGGAAGGGCATCCGCACCAGGGGCAGCCTCTGATGCTGACCGAGTTCGGCGGGATCGCGTACTGCGACGAGCCGCAGCAGTGGTGGGGGTACTCCTGCGTCCACTCGCCGGAGGAGCTCGCGGCGCGATACCGCGCGCTCCTCGAGATGGTCCGCGGTCTCCCCGCGCTCTCGGGCTTCTGCTACACGCAGTTCACGGACACGTATCAGGAGGCGAACGGGCTCCTCACGATGGACCGCAGGCCCAAGTTCCCCATGGAACAGATCGCGGACGCGACGCGCGGTCCGCGCCTCCCGCGTCAGACCCAGGTGGCCGAGCAGGCGGCGCGAACGGATCGCGGCGAGCCGGGCAGCCAGCACCAGGTGGCGGCCCCGTGA